A genome region from Loktanella sp. M215 includes the following:
- the yjfF gene encoding galactofuranose ABC transporter, permease protein YjfF — MIRSTHLPLLITLATFVLAYALCASQYPAMLSLRVVANLLTDNAFLGIVAVGMTFVILSGGIDLSVGSVIAFTGVFLAVILRDTSIHPLAAFALVLVITATFGAAMGAVIHYLEMPPFIVTLAGMFLARGAAYVLSTDSVPINHPFYDTLQQIYWKTASGGRFRLIGGVMILTFIVGALVAHRTRFGQNVYALGGGGATARLMGVPLASTTIGIYAISGGLAGLSGIVFSLYTSAGYSLATVGVELDAIAAVVIGGTLLTGGYGFVAGTFFGILIMGLIQTYIVFDGTLSSWWTKIVIGGLLFAFILLQKGLTWASTARRKAATGFVTPS; from the coding sequence ATGATCCGGTCCACCCACCTGCCCCTGTTGATCACGCTGGCGACGTTCGTACTGGCCTACGCGCTCTGTGCCTCGCAGTATCCCGCGATGCTGTCGCTGCGCGTGGTAGCCAACCTGTTGACCGACAATGCCTTTCTGGGCATCGTCGCGGTCGGCATGACCTTTGTCATCCTGTCGGGCGGGATCGACCTGTCAGTCGGTTCCGTCATCGCCTTTACCGGCGTCTTTCTTGCCGTAATCCTGCGTGACACCAGCATCCACCCGCTGGCGGCCTTTGCCCTCGTGCTGGTCATCACCGCGACCTTCGGTGCGGCGATGGGCGCTGTCATCCACTATCTGGAAATGCCGCCGTTCATCGTGACGCTGGCTGGCATGTTCCTGGCCCGTGGTGCCGCCTACGTCCTGTCGACGGATTCCGTGCCGATCAATCACCCGTTCTACGACACGCTGCAACAGATCTACTGGAAGACCGCCAGTGGCGGGCGCTTTCGCCTGATCGGCGGGGTGATGATCCTGACCTTCATCGTCGGTGCCCTCGTCGCCCACCGCACCCGGTTCGGACAGAACGTCTATGCCCTGGGCGGCGGCGGTGCGACGGCGCGGCTGATGGGCGTGCCGCTGGCCTCGACCACCATCGGGATCTATGCCATCTCGGGGGGCCTCGCGGGACTGTCGGGCATCGTCTTCTCGCTTTACACCTCGGCAGGGTATTCGCTGGCCACCGTCGGCGTGGAACTTGACGCCATTGCCGCGGTCGTCATCGGCGGCACGCTGCTGACGGGCGGCTACGGATTTGTCGCAGGGACATTCTTCGGCATCCTGATCATGGGGCTGATCCAGACCTACATCGTCTTCGATGGAACGCTGTCGAGCTGGTGGACAAAAATCGTCATCGGAGGTTTGCTTTTCGCATTCATCCTTCTGCAAAAGGGACTGACTTGGGCATCGACGGCACGCAGAAAAGCAGCGACTGGCTTCGTCACGCCATCATGA